The DNA sequence tagaaataattttgcaTGGAAAGATTTAACTTGGAGAGCATTAAATCATGACCCGAGTAACTTCAAGAGTGTCACTGGCTTCACCACCAGCAGCGGCGGCAGTAACAAAAGTAGCAAGAGTAACAAGACTCGAAGTACCTGAAAATAAAAGAGTTGACGAGCAAGTCAAGTGGGATTCTTTTAAAGTTGTCGATACTTTGAGGATGCTAGTACATACAAGTACCAGGTTGGTTAAGTGCATCCAGCAATCTCGCCGATGCATCGTCACGGCCGGCTGTCTTTGACAATATGACAAGCTTCCGTAGcgtgtttaatttttttatcaaggcCACTTGTTCGGAGCCATAGTTTCAGCTTCCGTGATCTCACCTTCAGCTCAATGGAAATTAATGAAAGCTTTTCAATCATCAAAACCTACCAATGAAGATAAAGCCTTGGCAATCTATTTCAATGCAGCGTTTATCCTCTTGCGTCATTACACCCCGAGCAATTGTCCAGATTATCTTTTACTTTGAGATTAATCTTAATTCAGTGTCACTTTCTTTTCTCCCAGGAAAATGATTCCGGCAAGTGCTTCCTCCCATTCCAAGGCTATTTTATAAACGAGCCACACAatctaaagaatttttttgaaaccaCTCACCTCTGACTTTTATCAGCAACTTATTTCCTAAAAGCTTCacttacttttaaattaatttttaaaatttcatttctctGATACTATTAGATCTAGATGTCAAATATTTTCTTCTGGGAATCACCTGTTGTCCCAATCGCTGTGCAAAACCaattatctttttataaaaacctACAAGAATCCACCGAACCAATTCCTGGCGGGTATTGATTGTGTATTGGTTGTGTACCAACACACATACCCACATTACGATCGATaagttgttattgttgttagtGAGTCTTTACTCTCAACTCCCGCCGGACTTGGAACCAGAGTACACCCAACACCATTGTAGCTTTCAACGTCTATGTGGCTTAACTTTCATGATTATATCAATTTCCCGTCGATTTTCCTCCGTCGGTACTCGAAAACCCCTGGGAGTTATTGAGTTACTCAAAGTGACACGTTTCCTGCTAAATGATGCCCAAAATTTACAGTATTTGCTGGATTACTACAGCTGCTGGTGCTCTTGCTACAGCTGCAACAACAATTGCCGATgacaactttttcaaaaaaataattgcgtgACAATTgctattgttgttgttattattatttgttgagGGTAATCTGATAAATTAATCCGAAGCGTTTGCCGAGAATTTCGGGgccattataatttataatgcgaCATTATCGCGCAAGGATGATGGATATACATAGATAATGATATAATTAGTGTAGTGTATCTAATTAACAAAAGATTTTACGTGAAATTGGAGCACGAGAGAATATTGTTGTCTTGATTGTGTTGGTTGTCTTGGCTGGTTGTTCTCTACCCTCGTCTCTTTtcttctcttttattttcttccctAGTGAGTATAATTTAGCTATTCGTTGGCAGTCAAGACACGAGTTACGGGAATAAATCAGGGCTCAGAGTAGAGAACGAAAAATCCGTTGAAATGTCTAATGGCATTAAAATTCAAGCTTTTTCTCTTCACTCTTTATTCGAAAATACACACAGCTCCGTGCAAAGTTCCCGTACTCCATTTCCTCGtgtttaaacttaaataaaattcaaatattttttctagatTAACTGCCGCCCAATTTTATATTCTACTTCTTTGGCATCGGATCCTGTTTTCCCAAATAACTAATTCGCGAATCCGAGCTCGCCAACTTTGCTCTGATCTATATACAAGTCGTTATCTCGAGTTTATTTACGCgcggatttttaaaattccaatatttttaaatttacgaaattttgacttttatgataatcaaaatttttttttttctgtttcaggTAAATGGCGCATGGGCATTATCAGCATTTATATGTGACTTTTATATAGCAATGGATGTAACATGTAGCACCagttcaatatttaatttagtagCAATTTCAATTGACAGgtacattttatttgttagaaaaaaaaaaaaaaaagaaaagaaaaaaaaacgatttaattaaatccaataataaatatgttatttagGTACATAGCTGTCACACAGCCAATAAAATATGCCAAACACAAAAACAATAGGAGAGTATGGATGACTATTTTGCTAGTATGGGCAATTTCTGCAGCAATCGGCAGCCCGATCGTTCTTGGCCTAAATAATACTCCAGATCGTGTGCCGGATTTGTGTTTATTCTATAACTCTGATTTTATCTTATACTCAAGTTTATCGAGCTTTTATATTCCTTGTATTATTATGGTCTTCTTGTATTGGAATATTTTCAAGGTGACTTACATTGACCCtggcaattaaattaaattaaaaaatttataaatatttatgtaattatttactataattgCTTCAGGCACTTCGAATACGTGCAGCCAGAGCACGAGCTcacaaaaaatctaatttacgAGATATCAAACCAAATAGCATAATTGAAAACGTAATACACACTCAAcggtgagtttttttttattaattaatttaatgcacttgtaaatttaataattgcgttgcttaagtaatttttaaataaacttgcaAATTTgtagatgaaataaaaaaaaaatgcacgttatgatattttttacggTCGAAAGGGCAGAACCTGAAGTATaatgaccaaaaaaatttttggtcatTATACTggtttttaattgaatttacgataataaaatgtaaaaataatgtagatgttattagtattatataaaaatgtaaattgagAAGAATAAATTTGCGAAAGTAGTTAAATTTGACTAAAATCACGCAGTGTTTATTCTGTCGCAAGGTTTGCTGAAACGGCACTGGGAACAGCCACTCTAGTGGCGCCGGTACACGAAGAGCCGACAAATACAGCCTCCGGTAGCAACGAGGACGAGGACGAGACGCCAGTTGACCCGGTGGTTGTCATATCAAATGACAAGAgtactgaattttttatggcGACTGTCGTCGAGGAAGCTGcgtaaggaaaaaaaattataatatattttttggctttttattatttcatttttatcctcgttaaaaatttaccctgttcattatattttattactgttattattattatggttattatatttttcagggTCGTTGCGAAGGCCCATTTGTCGGGTTCAAATTCAGCTAAGAATATGACAAATCTGTGTCTGGAGGATGGGATGAGTAGCACGCAGCTGCACGACACAATAGACACAAATTCAAGTCCTAGTCCTAACCCGAGAATAACCTCGGCGCCGTCCTCTTCTACCTCATCCTCGCCCCCGCCGAGAAGTGCtacacagataaaaaaaagcacaAATGGAGTTAACAAGCAGGGGCTGAAGAAATTGAAGAGCACTGGGTCACTGCTGCCAGCCCCATTCAAACGTAGTCCTAGTGTCCTTAATGTTGGTACCGGAGGAGCTGGAACTGCCGGAGGAAAGAGTGGAGAGCCAAAAAAAGATAAGAAAGTTACTGACGGGAGCTCGAGGTTCACGATATATAAGGCCAATAAAACCAGCAAAAAGAAGAGGGAAAAAAGTTCCGTTAAGAAGGAACGGAAAGCTACCAAAACATTGGCCATCGTCCtcggtaaaattattttcctatttattatgaatttgtTACTGATTACGTTCATCAACTCTTTCCATTCTCGACTATTGTTAATATCGATTGTTGATGTTATGTTTGACAGGAGTTTTTCTAATATGCTGGGTACCATTTTTCACTTGTAACGTAATGGACGCCCTCTGCTCTAAACTAAAAATGGACTGTCAACCCGGCGTAACAGCTTTCATCGTCACGTCTTGGCTGGGCTATATGAACAGCTTCGTAAATCCCGTGATCTACACAGTCTTCAATCCCGAATTTCGCAAAGCGTTCCGtaaacttatgaaaatttaaaatatacatacatagcAAACatcaaagttttttaaaatcaaaagtcttttgtattttttttcttataagtaCACtagaaattttcttgattaattaaatttatttcctcaGATTcacgggtaaaaaaatttcaagccaaaataatattaaaattttttcggccAGATTAAGCCTCTTCGGCGTATTTTTggccaaatatttttacccggGGTTCAAAGGCTTCAAAAAATCATTGTAATCAAAAGtaacaatatcaaaaaaataaataaatatgtacattattttttgaaactcgAATGACCTTACAAAACATCCGATtgaaagtattattaaaaaaaaaaaaaaaaaaaaaaaaaaaacatatagaaataaataaatacaattttatacgtATTTAATAGATACTGCATTTGATTGAGTGGAAGTATTTGCGTCGAGATCAACagaatatttgatattttatttaaaatatcagaaaTTTCCATAACCGTTCAATATCACTGGCtagataacttttaaattaactgtCATTGAAccgattaattaataaataaatatttgaatacatGGCTATGGGAGAGCCGggaaaaaataagataaatataagCTTGAGCGtggaaaagaatttttatcattgaagTTTTTAGCTAACCCATTTCCCGGCATCTCTATCGTCGGATTAAACCACgacagtattaaaaaaaaaaaaaacaaataaagcAAATGccgaaaaaaaagatttatatttatgccataagttttgaaattttagataatttgaatttatatagatttttttctaatttaatgaCTGGGAAAAAATTAGTTCAAGTGATTTATTACTCTGGAGTACAAGATGGGGCAGGATGGCCAACTCTCAAAATttggtaaagaaaaaaaaagaaaattgaaatgagTTTTTTGAGCGGACCATTTTGTCCTAGTctcttttcattaaaaattgatatatttttctattaataattagttcggcgatttatgaaaaaatgattagtcaaaaactcttttatttgtatataaaaaaaaatcaattaaaattcaaaattaataatgttatgaaaaaattttgagtaattatataaaattatgctTAGCATCCaaacgaataaaaaacaaCAGCAATATTCTTTCGCTCAACGGAATAGATAATTATACTTTTCTGCGACCGAAAttctgaataataatttatcctCAAAAAAATCCCCatcgaatttcaaaaataaacatatcAAAAGCAGATTCCAcaaagtatttaataagatgaaaaatgatcataataataataataataataataacaattatgtTAACTCATTATCAATTACCAGCACATGAGTAGAAATTCTTTTGCTTTCGCTGATTTAAATACTCCGTCTCGGTGTATAAACTCGCgcgcaataaataataactaagaCATGCTtttgacttttaaaattttaactctgtacatttgtaaataataataataataatattaattttattagaatttgaCTTTGTGTtgacaaaaaagtaaaactcaaaaattgtAGACATGACGCTTTTGGtgtaaaattagaaaatagcCACTGAAGGTGTGATAgactcaaaaaatataaaaataatgataattaactgtaattgtaataaacaaaattagcAAAGTGACAGTCGATAAAAATGTAGCCATCAAGTGCttggaagaaaataaaactaaaaatattattaagctTCGACTCTTTGGtagaaataaaacattttgaaaatgttGTTTCTTATAATCTTGCGTAAAACTGTCGCGTATTTTTCTAATATACCTCATACGTTTTCTTCTgtatataactataaatatacttgatacaataaaaaaaaaaaaattataattgttaaacaatttaaaaataaattttaattattattaattaaattaattggaattaagtatttgtaaatattatttaagttttttcgataattagtttatttattgataaaataatttataaagttaacgacaattttcattatttaaactgagcccgaattttgaaaattgtcgGACTAGAgtgaatggaaaaaattatgagtgaaatgttatttattaattagaacTTTAAGgccggtaaaaaaaataaactgcaaatgctataaattttcttatgggaattttactatcaaataaataaatgtatggataataaataattattgagtaCTACCATTCAAAGAGGTCTATACAGGGCATAGTAATTAAGCTATTTTAATTTGCTAATTAActgtaatgaataaaatttgtgtagataattaaacaaattaaagaaatgaaaaaaaaaaaaagaaaaaaacaagttgGATCTAATGCAATATGTACTTAAAATCTAATATATTAAGATGAgaagtgtaaaaaattgttgataataaattatagtatcaaaaaacacatttttcgacaaatttaaatttttacctcaAGCCAgcctgtaatttaaatttttccgaaATAAAGTCACTGGTGACGTCAAAAATTTCGTGTAAACTCGTTAATAATAGCTATAACAAGCTAACTGAGATAAATGGGGTCGTTTAAGAAAAATAgattcgataaataaaaattataatttccaaACGAATGATAAGACCTGAGGAGTATTTGAAAGGAaaagtgtagaaaattttgatataaataatatataatttattaccccTCCATTTGGCCccaacataaaaataatcggcaaagtgcgaaaagaaattatattttattaatactaagAAACATAAGAATCGCGATATTTCACATGAAAAGCGACTCTGGTAAGCTCCCCCAATTTCCCTAGATGATTAATCATATTTACGGGCAAGTACACGGATGCCAGTAATTTTGGGGTGAGGACCCTCTAGGAAAACAGCTCGACAACCCTCTTCACTTAGCTTGCTACAGTCTGTCGATTCATAATACTCCAGCATCACCAGTAGAAGCAGCACTACCTGTGCCTGGCAACTAGTAACCAAACCAGCGTAGTCTTGATACCAAAGTACAAAGCACAACTTTAACCCGCGATAATTAATGCAAATAAGACGGATCGCTGCCAGAAGTGAAAACGCTACTGTCGACCCTTTTGAATAATAACCTTCTTTGTCTCAAGCTAGACTAACTTACCAGCCAGTACCAGGTAACTGTGCAAGTTTCTACCACcaacattataattatcaGTATTATTACTTTCCTTTGGCTGCTTCCCCTTCTTCTCAGCTATCATCATATCTTTCACTTGTCCCTTTACTTCTCAGCCCGGATTTTAAAGTACCCTGCTAATTACAAATAACAATCTTGGGTAACTGTAGCCGTTCAATACGCCAAATTAATGTCAATAGTTGTCTTACAATTAGCTCTggttgttattaaatattcagaaGTAATAACAGAAACCAAACAGGGAGAACATTTAACGGATGGTTTAACAATAACAGGCATTCTGAGTATTATGCGAAATTATTAGATAACTATTTGGCTATTCAACGGGATATTTGTGAtaggaaaatattaaatgtcgAAATTGATATTAGATTAGAATGACGAAATTATGTAAACCGATATTTGCAGAAAGGCGAGTTCGGTTTGACTTATTTAGATAGtttggattattattattattcatccTGAGGCATTTACGATCAGAAGTTGGTGGTCATTTTATCGGGAAACTTGATCCGAGGAATTAATCTTTGATGAAGGCTTTGAGTGCAACAGAAAGCTGATGGGCAAATGCTATCGTGGTtggttttgaattattcaagtTATATtgccaattttaaaatttttaaattaaactttagtTTGATAATTGGTATGATGAAAAACACGTTTTGACGAGCGCTTCAATCAACTAATTCTTTGATATTtcgtttgaataaaaaatttttgaatttcatattttgGGAAAATTTACGCTCTATTTATTCACTTTTGATCTATTTCAAATTCGAATgatgggaaaataaaaattttttacgtctGACAgctttgtaaaattaaaaaataaattatcaaattcaGCAAAACTTTTTGAGTTTCACTATCACttttcaatacaaaataatttcagaattcaaaattttgattttagaaaaagatctaaagtcttaaaaaattttatcctaGTCGACCTAATCAGATTTCGTTTGATGAGTAATTCTCTTCCTTATCAAAAGTACCAAATGTTAACTGCATAACAACTGATAAAggaattttcattaaaataaaaaattttccatcagGCGGTATCCTACCTTTGATAGATCAATACGCAAGCATATCAACCAACAAAATTCCGCTGCCAGTAAGTAAATCTCCATTGAATTCCGCCGCTGATAAGGCAGTTCCattgtaacaaataattaatcctACGATTTATAACCCATGGTTCGCCCAAttttaatcatcatcatcattaaaaaaaaataattccacataaaaattgaaagagTGGACAGTGGTGATGTTGGTCAGCAGAGACCTGCCAGCTTGTAGATAGAGCTCTGATATCAGCCAGCAGTCTAGTAGTATCAGAACCAGCAGCAGCAGTGCTCGTGTCGTCAGCACATGCGCGCGATGAAATTTTCAGTAGTATCGAGCTATTCAGTGGCACCTGGCCTCTGCTGGCCTCCTGGCAGTTTGGCTTGCTCGATGCTCGCCCGTGTATCGCCTTGACGAGCTCTCTATCAGCAGTGTCTGTGCCCGCGATTCCTCTTCCTCGTCCTCTGGTCCTCACTCTCGtcctctctctttctctgtctctctgtctctctctctctttctcatCTCCATCCACTCGGAGTGCCAGTGTCACCTCGTTACATGTAGCCCTACATGCGTTACATATTTCGTCGGCCTGGTGCCCAGTAACTGCTTACAGCAACTTTAAACGATAAGCCCGCGCGTGACACGCACGGGTCCGAG is a window from the Microplitis demolitor isolate Queensland-Clemson2020A chromosome 4, iyMicDemo2.1a, whole genome shotgun sequence genome containing:
- the LOC103578787 gene encoding dopamine D2-like receptor: MGTRLASSYSITDGGNSSYEHLNFSIDASATLVETASTKVITTLADFRSNQVNEEGTGLGGIEFGWSNDSAIISSTASNTSINIGAGSAGGAGSNLSSSIADNYTSISDLFVFNDLNDYINRLNYSAFANLSGYYDGGVIGGLNLTGTVNASCVSINQTTSGNGVVSVGGECSVNEDEKSDVNNWWALILVIVPCLTLFGNVLVILAVFRERTLQTVTNYFIVSLALADLLVAVVVMPFAVYVLVNGAWALSAFICDFYIAMDVTCSTSSIFNLVAISIDRYIAVTQPIKYAKHKNNRRVWMTILLVWAISAAIGSPIVLGLNNTPDRVPDLCLFYNSDFILYSSLSSFYIPCIIMVFLYWNIFKALRIRAARARAHKKSNLRDIKPNSIIENVIHTQRVYSVARFAETALGTATLVAPVHEEPTNTASGSNEDEDETPVDPVVVISNDKSTEFFMATVVEEAAVVAKAHLSGSNSAKNMTNLCLEDGMSSTQLHDTIDTNSSPSPNPRITSAPSSSTSSSPPPRSATQIKKSTNGVNKQGLKKLKSTGSLLPAPFKRSPSVLNVEPKKDKKVTDGSSRFTIYKANKTSKKKREKSSVKKERKATKTLAIVLGVFLICWVPFFTCNVMDALCSKLKMDCQPGVTAFIVTSWLGYMNSFVNPVIYTVFNPEFRKAFRKLMKI